The bacterium genome has a window encoding:
- a CDS encoding class I SAM-dependent methyltransferase: MDSIDLKQRELSNWTSVAPGWEKWDELLMRSAAPVAARLVTLAGIGPKHRVLDIASGTGEPALTIAAHVGPNGSVLATDFVEPMLAYAREKARRRGLANVVFDCLDGEALSVPPESFDAVTIRWGLMFMPDPVACLSHCREALKPGGRIAVACWAEPERNVWASTPAMIIREHLKLPAPPPDMPGIFAFGDGRRLASVLEKAGFTDVEIAEQPVQWGPFLSARQALGFLLDLAGPIAATLAKAPPDKLDAIHEDIVFAYEEYQTDGGVALPGVTWVASARRA, encoded by the coding sequence ATGGACAGCATCGATCTGAAGCAACGCGAGCTTTCGAACTGGACGAGCGTCGCGCCCGGGTGGGAAAAATGGGACGAGCTTCTGATGCGAAGCGCGGCGCCCGTCGCGGCGCGCCTTGTCACCCTGGCGGGGATCGGCCCGAAGCACCGCGTGCTGGATATCGCATCCGGCACGGGCGAACCGGCGCTTACCATCGCGGCGCACGTGGGACCGAACGGCTCGGTGCTGGCGACGGATTTCGTCGAACCGATGCTCGCGTACGCGCGCGAGAAGGCGCGGCGTCGCGGCCTTGCGAACGTCGTGTTCGATTGCCTGGACGGCGAGGCGCTGTCGGTGCCGCCGGAGAGCTTCGACGCGGTGACGATCCGCTGGGGCCTCATGTTCATGCCCGATCCGGTCGCGTGCCTTTCGCATTGCCGCGAGGCGCTCAAGCCCGGCGGACGCATCGCGGTCGCGTGTTGGGCGGAGCCGGAGCGCAACGTTTGGGCCTCGACGCCGGCGATGATCATCCGCGAGCACCTCAAACTGCCCGCGCCGCCGCCGGACATGCCCGGCATTTTCGCGTTCGGCGACGGGCGGCGGCTTGCGTCGGTTCTCGAAAAGGCGGGATTCACGGACGTGGAGATCGCCGAACAGCCGGTGCAATGGGGACCGTTCCTGTCCGCGCGGCAGGCGCTCGGCTTTCTTCTGGATCTGGCCGGGCCGATCGCCGCGACTCTCGCGAAAGCCCCACCGGATAAACTCGACGCGATCCACGAGGACATCGTCTTCGCGTACGAGGAATATCAGACTGACGGCGGCGTCGCGCTTCCGGGCGTGACGTGGGTGGCGTCGGCGCGGAGGGCGTAA
- a CDS encoding ferritin-like domain-containing protein, producing the protein MPTDTLKELFLNEVRDIYYAEKEILKTLPKMAKAAANERLRTAFESHRRQTEGQVERLERIFKDLGVSARGKTCPAIEGLKEEGAAIIRDKGDSAVRDAGLIVTGQKVEHYEIATYGTLHTWAELMGMTSAAELLRQTLDEEKAADRLLNDIARETNRRAYGEEAEAVDRDLLRSENEGYGVAQDVAAEENEDEEPYDEDWDEETDEDEDEETDEDEDKE; encoded by the coding sequence ATGCCGACCGATACATTGAAAGAGCTGTTTTTGAACGAGGTGCGGGACATCTACTACGCTGAAAAAGAAATCCTGAAGACGCTTCCGAAGATGGCCAAGGCCGCGGCCAACGAACGCCTTCGCACCGCGTTCGAGTCGCACCGCCGCCAGACCGAAGGGCAGGTCGAGCGCCTGGAGCGTATCTTCAAGGACCTCGGCGTCTCGGCGCGCGGCAAGACCTGCCCGGCGATCGAGGGGCTCAAGGAAGAGGGCGCCGCGATCATCCGCGACAAGGGCGATTCCGCCGTGCGCGACGCGGGCCTCATCGTCACCGGCCAGAAGGTGGAACACTACGAGATCGCCACCTACGGCACGCTGCACACCTGGGCGGAGCTGATGGGCATGACGAGCGCCGCCGAGCTACTGCGGCAGACGCTCGACGAGGAAAAGGCCGCTGATCGCCTGCTCAACGACATTGCCCGCGAGACAAACCGGCGCGCCTACGGAGAGGAGGCCGAAGCGGTCGACCGAGACCTGCTGCGCTCGGAGAACGAAGGCTACGGCGTCGCGCAGGATGTCGCCGCCGAGGAAAACGAAGACGAAGAGCCATACGACGAAGATTGGGACGAGGAAACGGACGAGGATGAGGACGAGGAAACGGACGAGGATGAGGACAAGGAATAG
- a CDS encoding periplasmic heavy metal sensor yields MKRKLGVLAVTALACALALAIAIPASAQPFEGKRHGPPQVNVLSDVRFAINHLEAAKEAGVTDEQVTRLQAILDDHRAKAQAARQAAKQAQKNLDDVRDEPEFDVDRFLRVAEELAKSKEALLKQRIETEVKVREVLTREQIDKLQAAHPRGLDKRMHRGGPPRMAPGMPGGDPYIEGY; encoded by the coding sequence ATGAAAAGAAAGTTGGGTGTTCTGGCGGTGACGGCGCTCGCCTGCGCGTTGGCGCTCGCGATCGCGATCCCCGCGTCCGCGCAGCCGTTCGAAGGCAAGCGGCACGGACCGCCGCAGGTCAATGTTCTTTCCGATGTACGTTTTGCGATCAATCACCTTGAAGCGGCCAAGGAAGCCGGCGTGACGGACGAACAGGTCACGCGGCTGCAAGCGATTCTCGACGATCACCGCGCGAAAGCGCAGGCCGCTCGCCAGGCGGCAAAACAGGCGCAGAAAAACCTCGACGACGTGCGCGACGAACCGGAATTCGACGTGGACCGCTTCCTGAGGGTCGCCGAGGAACTGGCCAAGTCGAAGGAAGCGCTTCTCAAGCAACGCATCGAGACGGAGGTTAAGGTACGCGAGGTGCTGACCCGCGAGCAGATCGACAAACTGCAAGCGGCTCATCCGCGGGGCTTGGACAAGCGCATGCATCGTGGCGGCCCGCCGCGGATGGCGCCCGGAATGCCGGGCGGCGATCCGTACATCGAGGGATATTGA
- a CDS encoding S8 family serine peptidase, with the protein MMKRTVLALAIVFAVLVGAAVADDAIRLRNRTLTPAPLTDVPGTIAKLAGRHALVQLHDAPNAEERARLHADGVRLLSPVGPRAFTAFIADGARLSIASEKNIRHAGALETVDKIHALLAKGVVREVENGHDDGKRVFAIETHLDVSEDAGRAVIEGAGLEVLESVAVTRTFMARGLPSAANTLALADEILFVAEGLPPLGPNLDVAKPMVGGDVANAAPYSVTGDGVSVFVLDGGTILPFPHDDLMDRQVVNGIPFPDITGHAHNVSCIVGGNGFRSDGLYEGIAPEAFIVSSFVLPLSIPPLYNSPGNMNIAYKNAIQEHGATVSNNSIGANLARLGNRFCDMEGDYEATARLIDTLVREEHGRISIVWSVGNERGYGACGTNFNTVAPPATAKNSIAVGALDKEDLDMTSFSSWGPTDDGRLRPDVSAPGCDKDFSGINACFLFNQYVGYCGTSQAGPVVAGGVALVQEYWRREVGGEDPWASTTKALVIHGAKTLTDGDGPTFRAGYGALDIPPTLDLMTQAIIVEDELDQSGTYTIDLVADGGPAKATLVWTDPPATTFAAVTLVNDLDLAIREGDSKTHLPWILDPADPNADATRGANHRDPVEQVEIANLEAGTALKLYVTGTTVPDGPQRFSLVVSGLTEGAPLDDDDADDDDTGDDDATDDDDASDDDQAADDDDDDDDDDDDGGCCGC; encoded by the coding sequence ATGATGAAAAGAACCGTTCTCGCGCTCGCGATCGTGTTTGCGGTCCTCGTCGGCGCGGCTGTCGCCGATGACGCGATACGCCTTCGCAACCGCACGCTGACCCCCGCGCCGCTCACCGACGTGCCGGGCACGATCGCCAAACTCGCCGGGCGCCACGCGCTTGTACAACTCCACGACGCGCCGAACGCCGAGGAACGCGCGCGGCTTCATGCGGACGGCGTGCGCCTGCTCTCGCCCGTCGGCCCGCGCGCCTTCACGGCGTTTATCGCTGACGGCGCGCGCCTTTCGATCGCCTCCGAGAAAAACATCCGCCATGCGGGCGCGCTCGAGACAGTCGACAAGATCCACGCTCTTCTCGCCAAAGGCGTCGTGCGCGAGGTGGAAAATGGGCACGACGACGGCAAGCGCGTGTTCGCCATCGAGACGCACCTGGACGTTTCCGAGGATGCCGGCCGTGCGGTGATCGAAGGCGCAGGGCTTGAGGTGCTGGAGTCGGTCGCCGTCACGCGGACCTTCATGGCGCGCGGGTTGCCTTCCGCGGCGAATACGCTCGCTCTTGCGGACGAAATTCTGTTTGTCGCCGAGGGGCTTCCGCCCCTTGGCCCGAATCTGGATGTCGCCAAGCCGATGGTCGGCGGCGACGTGGCCAACGCGGCGCCCTATTCGGTAACGGGTGACGGCGTGAGCGTGTTCGTACTCGACGGCGGCACGATCCTGCCGTTTCCGCACGACGACCTGATGGACCGCCAGGTGGTCAACGGTATCCCCTTCCCGGACATCACCGGCCACGCGCACAACGTATCGTGCATCGTCGGCGGCAACGGATTCCGCTCCGACGGGCTCTACGAAGGCATCGCGCCCGAGGCGTTCATCGTCTCGTCGTTCGTGCTCCCGCTGTCGATTCCACCGCTGTACAACTCGCCGGGCAACATGAACATCGCGTACAAGAACGCCATCCAGGAGCACGGCGCGACGGTGTCGAACAATTCCATCGGCGCCAACCTCGCGCGTCTGGGCAACCGCTTTTGCGACATGGAAGGCGATTACGAGGCCACCGCGCGGCTGATCGACACGCTCGTGCGCGAGGAACACGGGCGCATCTCGATTGTTTGGTCGGTGGGCAACGAGCGCGGCTACGGCGCCTGCGGCACGAACTTCAACACCGTCGCTCCGCCCGCCACGGCGAAAAACTCCATCGCGGTCGGCGCGCTCGACAAGGAAGACCTGGACATGACTTCGTTCTCGAGCTGGGGCCCGACGGACGATGGCCGCTTGCGTCCGGACGTGTCCGCGCCGGGTTGCGACAAGGATTTCTCCGGCATCAACGCCTGCTTCCTGTTCAATCAGTACGTCGGATATTGCGGCACGAGCCAGGCCGGCCCGGTCGTCGCGGGCGGCGTCGCGCTCGTTCAGGAATATTGGCGCCGCGAGGTCGGCGGCGAGGATCCGTGGGCTTCCACCACCAAGGCGCTTGTCATCCACGGCGCGAAAACGCTGACCGACGGCGACGGCCCAACCTTTCGAGCGGGTTACGGCGCTCTGGACATCCCCCCGACGCTCGACCTCATGACGCAGGCCATCATCGTCGAGGACGAACTTGACCAGAGCGGCACGTACACGATCGACCTTGTCGCCGACGGCGGTCCGGCGAAGGCGACGCTGGTGTGGACCGATCCACCGGCGACGACCTTCGCGGCCGTGACGCTCGTCAACGATCTGGACCTGGCGATCCGCGAGGGCGACTCGAAGACGCACCTTCCGTGGATTCTCGATCCGGCGGATCCGAACGCCGACGCGACGCGCGGCGCGAACCACCGCGACCCCGTGGAACAGGTGGAGATCGCGAACCTGGAGGCCGGCACAGCGCTGAAACTCTACGTCACCGGCACGACGGTCCCCGATGGCCCGCAGCGATTTTCGCTTGTCGTCTCCGGCCTGACCGAAGGGGCGCCCCTGGATGACGACGACGCGGACGATGACGACACCGGGGACGACGACGCGACCGACGATGATGACGCCTCGGATGATGACCAGGCGGCCGATGATGACGATGACGATGATGACGACGACGACGACGGAGGCTGTTGCGGCTGCTAG